From one Montipora capricornis isolate CH-2021 chromosome 10, ASM3666992v2, whole genome shotgun sequence genomic stretch:
- the LOC138021766 gene encoding uncharacterized protein isoform X1 has product MQKRLVFYVSIATILILSRMIHSHIDPSFDRREGGKTFLEHANYVLNVAPSTLVTTTDSLACALECLHRSSTCLSFNFAIYPESGNCKLLSMDKYTVPEKFEQSSSYYHFSILSVCEFKPCRNGAKCHPLYESNGFLCKALYWIRLNKDEVCFGARDDSYGKFTIPSDGALFRLKLVYRSGYVTNNKNKEPFGSHWGCKQSRLCTLVTNATDEVIFPQDYKTGSYSLANTHVNSSELLFNSLPSPQRVRANEEFRIWLKADLIDGHENDNSGQTCVEVFGLFQSME; this is encoded by the exons ATGCAAAAGAGGCTTGTCTTTTACGTTTCTATTGCTACAATTTTAATTCTTTCCAGAATGATTCATTCACATATCGACCCATCATTTGACAGAAGAGAAGGTGGGAAAACGTTTTTAGAACATGCGAACTATGTTCTGAATGTGGCACCGAGTACATTAGTAACAACAACTGATTCCTTGGCGTGTGCCTTAGAATGTCTTCATCGAAGCAGCACCTGTCTCTCATTTAATTTTGCCATTTATCCAGAAAGCGGTAACTGCAAATTGCTATCCATGGACAAGTACACCGTTCCAGAGAAATTCGAGCAAAGTTCGTCCTATTATCACTTCAGTATCTTG aGTGTGTGTGAATTTAAGCCTTGCAGAAATGGCGCTAAATGCCATCCTTTGTATGAATCAAATGGATTTTTGTGTAAAG ctCTGTATTGGATTCGACTTAACAAAGATGAGGTCTGTTTCGGTGCCAGGGATGACTCGTATGGAAAATTCACTATTCCGTCCGATGGAGCTCTTTTCAGGTTAAAGCTGGTGTATCGATCAGGTTATGTCACCAACAATAAAAACAAGGAACCGTTTGGAAGCCATTGGGGTTGCAAGCAAAGCAGGCTATGTACACTAGTCACTAACGCGACTGACGAAGTAATATTTCCACAAGATTACAAAACTGGCAGCTATTCCCTTGCTAACACCCACGTAAACTCCTCCGAGCTGCTGTTCAACTCCTTGCCTTCTCCCCAGAGAGTACGAGCTAACGAGGAATTTAGAATTTGGCTCAAAGCAGATCTTATAGATGGTCATGAAAACGACAACTCTGGCCAGACCTGCGTTGAAGTCTTTGGCTTGTTTCAATCGATGGAATAG
- the LOC138021766 gene encoding uncharacterized protein isoform X2, producing MQKRLVFYVSIATILILSRMIHSHIDPSFDRREESGNCKLLSMDKYTVPEKFEQSSSYYHFSILSVCEFKPCRNGAKCHPLYESNGFLCKALYWIRLNKDEVCFGARDDSYGKFTIPSDGALFRLKLVYRSGYVTNNKNKEPFGSHWGCKQSRLCTLVTNATDEVIFPQDYKTGSYSLANTHVNSSELLFNSLPSPQRVRANEEFRIWLKADLIDGHENDNSGQTCVEVFGLFQSME from the exons ATGCAAAAGAGGCTTGTCTTTTACGTTTCTATTGCTACAATTTTAATTCTTTCCAGAATGATTCATTCACATATCGACCCATCATTTGACAGAAGAGAAG AAAGCGGTAACTGCAAATTGCTATCCATGGACAAGTACACCGTTCCAGAGAAATTCGAGCAAAGTTCGTCCTATTATCACTTCAGTATCTTG aGTGTGTGTGAATTTAAGCCTTGCAGAAATGGCGCTAAATGCCATCCTTTGTATGAATCAAATGGATTTTTGTGTAAAG ctCTGTATTGGATTCGACTTAACAAAGATGAGGTCTGTTTCGGTGCCAGGGATGACTCGTATGGAAAATTCACTATTCCGTCCGATGGAGCTCTTTTCAGGTTAAAGCTGGTGTATCGATCAGGTTATGTCACCAACAATAAAAACAAGGAACCGTTTGGAAGCCATTGGGGTTGCAAGCAAAGCAGGCTATGTACACTAGTCACTAACGCGACTGACGAAGTAATATTTCCACAAGATTACAAAACTGGCAGCTATTCCCTTGCTAACACCCACGTAAACTCCTCCGAGCTGCTGTTCAACTCCTTGCCTTCTCCCCAGAGAGTACGAGCTAACGAGGAATTTAGAATTTGGCTCAAAGCAGATCTTATAGATGGTCATGAAAACGACAACTCTGGCCAGACCTGCGTTGAAGTCTTTGGCTTGTTTCAATCGATGGAATAG